GAGCGTCGCCATCTCCCAGTCGAAGACGCCGATCAGCTCCGGCAAGTCGCCGGGACCGAACATCACGTTGTCGAGTTTGTAATCGCCGTGGACGAGCGTGTGCGGGTGCTCGTCGGGCGCGTTCTCCTGGAGCCACGAGCCGACCTCGTAGAGGGCCGGCACCTCGCGCTCCTCGGCCGTCACCTCGAAGGCCCACATCAGTTGCTGGCCCCAACGTTCGACCTGCCGGTCGGTGTAGCCCGGTGGATAACCGAACTCCTCGAGACCGACGCCCTCGTAGTCAACGGCGTGGATCGACGCCAGCGTGTCGACAAGTTCCTCACCGATCCGTGCTCGCCTGTCGGGGTCGGCGAACCGCTCCGGTTCGCCCGCCCGGAGCACGTCGCCCTCGAGTTGGTCCATGACGTAGAAGTCGCTCCCGATGACGTCGTGGTCGTCACAGGCGAGCAACGGTTCGGGAACGGGCACGTCGGTGTCGACGAGGGCGTTCGTGACGCGATACTCCCGGAGGACATCGTGTGCGGTGTCAGCGGTTTCGCCCGGTGGCGGCCGGCGGATGACGAGATCGCGGTCGCCCCAGGTGACGAACAGCGTTTCGTTCGAGTGGCCCTCCTGGTGTCGCTCGACCGCGTAGTCGTCGACCTCGCCGAGGTGCTCCGTGAGGTAGGCCGCCAGTGCGTTCTCGTCGACGAGTCGCTCGTAGTAGTTCTCGCTCATGATGTGCAGGTAGGTGTCTTGGCGCGATGGCCGCTCAGCACGGTCGTCTCCGTTGGATCCCGGTTCACAAATGCCATGGATATGTACGGTACTACCTCCACTCTCCTTAACGAAAATAGTTACGACGAGAATTTGCCTTACAATGTTTATGGTGGGGTGGGGCGTGAGATCACGACAACGATCGGGCACGCAAACTCACCGAGACATCCGTGAATTCGTCGACGGGGAGCCCAACTCCGTCGGCGCGAGCGACCTGGGTTGGGCGACTTCGGCTTGATCAGTCATCAAATAGTGGTTAGTCGCATCACTGCTCAGACCGAGAGAGCGGCTAAAGAACAGTTACGAAATCATATAAACACAGTATAATGACTGAAACACGATATATTCTGGATAGGGCTGGTCGACAAGCGTACCTCTGACCGAAAATCGCCACCAAACCGCTTGAAATACAGATTTCGCCCGACGGCAATTTGATGTCCCTCGCTTGTTTAGAAACGATGCAATTGAAACGCTGTGCAATCAAAGAATGCAAAACAGAGAGGTAAAGACGTTTGTTGCCACGCTTTCTCTGATAAGTGCCCGGGAATCGCTGTACGCCTTTCTTACTAGACTAACATAATAATGTTCGATATTACATCTCTGGCTTCGACTATCGACTGTCTCGGTCCCGACCAGCGGGGTGTAGCCGGCGGTCTGCTCGCACCCCGTCGTTCGAACGCCGATTCGATCGGGCCCGAATCGATTTACCCGTAACTCTGTTCGGGCGTCGCCGGTCCGCTGAAGAGGGAGTACAGAAACAGGAAGTAGCCAACGATGATCGGCATGAAGATGGCCGCAAAGATCGTCGTCATGTTGAGCGGGAGCGGAGAGACGACGGCATCACGGACCGAGAGTCCGGCTGCGGGATCGATCGCAGGGTAGAGCAGCGTTCCGACGAAGACGACGAACGCGGCCGCGAGTCCTGCCGCTCCGAGAAACGCCGCGTGGTAGCGCTCGCGGAACGCGGCGAAGACGGTGGCAATCGAAAACACGACCGTGGCGACAACGATCGCTGCAGTCGACGCCGACAGCAATACGGTGTGGAGGCCAGGGTACTGGACGAACAGCGTGATCGCCGTCAGTACGAACAGGCCGACGTAAATTCCCGTTGCTTGACGCCCACGTCGCGTGACGTGATCACGGAGTTCCCCCCGCGTTTTGACGCCGAGAAACGCTGCACCGAGAACGATCGAGAGCGCGACGACCGTCACGCCGACGACGAGTGGGGCGATCGCCAGCGCGGAGGCCTCGCCAAGCACCCAACTCGCGACGAACACGCCGAGCAAGAAGGGTGACGCGATGCTCCCGGCAACGAAACAGGCATCCCAGAAGCGAACCCACTCCTCGTCGTCGCGTTCCTCCCGGAGTTTCGATCCCAGTCCGCGCAGGGAAAGCGCCAGCAAGATCGCAAACACCAGCAGGTAGTGACGCGACAGAATGTTGGCGTAGACCGCGGGAAAGCCGGCGAACAGCACCGTCCCGAACAGGACGAGCCAGACTTCGTTGGCCTTCCACAGCGGGCCGAAAGCCGCGAGCAGCACCTCTCGGTCCGACTCGTCAGCCTCGGCAAACAGGATGCCGAGCCCGAAGTCGAAGCCGTCTAGCAGGAGGTACACGCCGAGCGCGAAGACGACCAGCCCGAACCATACCTCTGGCAACGACTCGATCATGTACGACGAGTCCGAGAGTATCTCAGTCATCGGCGGTCACCCCCGGTGAGTCTGGGCGATTGTCCTCTTCGATCCCAACCTCGTGTCGGGACGCTTCCTCGTCCACGATCCGTTTCAGGACGTACAGGAAGACGCTGAACAGCAGTACGTAACCGATCACGAACGCGATCAGTGTCAGCGTCGCCTCCGTGCCTGAAAGCGGCGGTGAGACCCCCTCTGCGGTCGTGAGCACGTCCTGTATGATCCAGGGCTGGCGACCGATCTCGGCGACGTACCAGCCGGTGATCAGGGCGATGAACCCGAGTGGTGAAGAGACCATCAGCGCCTTCAGGAGCCGATCATCGTCGGCGAGCCCACCGCGCCAGAGCCGGTAGGTCCCCCAGGCCCCGAGCGCGATGAACCAGAAGCCAAGTCCGACCATGACCCGGAACGACCAGAACACCCAGGCGACGGGCGGTGACTCGTACTCGAAGTCGTTGAGCCCGGTGATCTCGGCGGTCGGATCACCCTCCGCCAGGAACGACGCCAGGTGCGGGATACTGATCGTATAGAGATTATCCGCTCGCGGATCAGTAATCGACTCAAGTTCAGTTGGAATCGCGATCAGGTGGAGGTCGGCCTGACCGGTCTCGTAGTGGGCCTCCATGGCGGCAAACTTGTGGGGTTGGGTTTCGGCGACGTGACGGCCGTACATGTCGCCGTGGATGGCCTGGAACGCCGATGTCAGGAGCAAGACGACGACGGTAACGCGGAGGGCGGTCTTCCAGACCTCGCTGTCGCGGTTCTTCCAGACGAAGTAGGCGGCGATGCCAGCGATCAGCAGGGTCACCGAGATGACCGCGGCATTTTGCATGTGGACGTACATCCAGGGGAATCGTGGATTGAAAAACGCCGCCATCGGATCGGTAAGCTGGGCGATCGGGAGGCCGTCTTCCATCACGACCTCGTACCCGCGTGGCGTCTGCATCCAGGAGTTGACGACGAGAATCCAGAACGCAGAGAGCCAGGCACCGAGTGCGACCATGAACGACGAGAGCGCGTAGAACCAGTCGGAGACGCGCTCACGGCCGAACAGTAAGACGCCAAGAAAGACGGCCTCCATCATGAACGCCATCTTGGCCTCGAAGGAAAGCGGGCCGCCGATCAGTTCGCCGGCGGTCTGTGAGAACGCCGCGAAGTTCGTCCCGAACATGAAGCCCATCGGGATGCCGGTGACGGTTCCCATAATGAATCCGACGGCGAAAATTTTCGTCCAGAACTTTCTGAGACGCGCGTAGCGTTGCTTTCCCGTCCGAACCTCCTGGACGGTGAAATAGACGAGAAACGGTGCGAGTCCGACCGAGAGTGCAGCGAAGATGATATGGATCGTAATCGTCCAGCCGAACTGGATCCGGCTGGCGAGTTCCGGCGTGAGAAACGCCAGTATCGGCCAGATCTCGGTCGTTAAAACCGTAAGTACGGCGTCGGTTGCCGACGTCGGTTGGCTAGCGTGCATATGGTGTCACTCGATATCCGTGCGTAGCGGTTCAGCCATGGTAAGTAATTCTTCGTCTATGTCCAAGTTTCGATACCCAAACCACGCTAATCATTCGGATAAAAGCACATTCGATTGCCGAACCACAACCTAGTGTTGTGAAATTTTGGTAATTATAGCGGAGAATGAACCACGATGTGACGATACCGATCAGACAGCCGCCTCAGAGTTGATCTGCGGGTGTATCGACGATGAAACAACAGGGACAGCTATTCGCGGTCTGGGCACGCGTTGGCCATTCGCGGTCTGGGTACGCGTTGGCCATTCGCGGTCTGGGCACGCGTTGGCCATTCGCGGTCTGGGTACGCGTTGTGGCAGCGACGTCGACTCCGAACGGGGACCGATAACTGTTCTGAGCAGGGTCGCGAAGACGAACGTCAACTTCCCAGAGCGTCGTCAGTCTCGGCATCGGTATACCGGCCCAGATACCGCTTGACAAGTTTCGACTCGGCCATCCGAAGTCGATAGGAGAGCGTCGACTTCGGGATATCGAGTTCGGCCGAAAGCTCCCCAACCGTGACTTCACGGGGCCGTTCGTAGTACCCACGTGCAGCCGCCTGTGCGACTGCCTCTCGTTGTGACCCGGTCAACTCGTCATCGACGAACGCGTCTCCGTGCCACTCGGTCGCTTCTCCGAGCTGTCCAGCCTCGACGGTGACACCGTTCCTGCAGGCCGTTTCGATGTGTTCGAACAGCTCACCGACCGCTTCGTCGGACCGCATCAGGAGCCGCCACCGTTCCCGACCATCGTGCTGTCTTCGCTCGATAATCGTTCCCCGCTGGAGGTGTTCCGAGGCGATATTGTAGACTGACTGACAGTCGCAGATGTCTTCGACGTAGACGTATATTAGCCGCTGTCTCGGTGCACACTCGAGGCGATAGGAGGTACTCGTCCCACAACATCGATCCGTTCCGATTGCTCGCGGGAGATAATCACGGTCCTCGAGGACCGTCTGGAGGCGGTCGGCCACTTCCGGTGGGCCCCTGAGCTGGACGAGTCGCACGAACGACGTCCGACCGGTCGTGACGTCGATCGTTAGTGCTTCGAGATTCGGGTGGCTGTGATACATGTCTGCCACCGGGTCTTCGCCTTCGTCGTACGTCAGCGTGAACGTGAACTCGCGAAGACGATCCGTCTTCATCGTTCTGGACAGAGAGCCCGTAGTACAGTCTGGACCCGATTCGGCGTCGGTCGTGACGGGTGGTCAGACCGGCTGTCGGGCGTAACGGTAGTGATCATACAGGTTGTGGCTAGGGAGTTGCGACGCCTAAAGGAGTCGAACGGGACGATTTTCGGTCAATTGCGGAGTGGATCGTCGAGTAGCGGAAAATGTTGACGGAAGGATGGGCGACGATCGACCAGGGTCGCTCTAGATGCGTGAACCATCACAAATAGGTAGTGCCCGAGCCGAGTAGAACGTATGAAAGCAGTCTACGCGACAGACCTGTCTGCAGCCAGTGAAGCCGCGATCGAAACCGAGACGTGTCTCGACTGTCTCGGCCGAATCGGCGTCGATGAACTCCATCTCGTCACGGTCGTTCCGGACAACGTCCACGCCGGAACGCCTGGCATCGATCACGTGAAGCGGCGGCGACGAACACTCGAGCGCTATCAGCAGGTGATCGAAGCGGTCGGACTCGGTGTCGAAACCCACGTCGTCCGTGGGACACCCCATCGTCGGATCAACGGCATCGCGGAATCGATCGGAGCCGACCTGTCGATCGTCGGGTCACGTGGGAAGAGTCCACTCGAGAACCGACTTATCGGATCGACGACGCGGAACCTCGCACGGACGACGGTCGTTCCGTTGCTCGTCAACCGAATCGAACGCGGGGTCGATGAGCCACAACTCGTCGAGAAACACCTGTTCGAACGAACGCTGTACGCGACGGACTTCTCCGAGAACGCGGACCGCGCCTTCGAGTCGTTCTCCTATCTCCATCACGCGACCCAGGAGGCGACGCTCGTCCACGTCCAGACAGAAACCAGTCCAGGTCCTGACGGGGATGACGACCCCGAGCAGCGACTCGCCGAACTAGCTGGTCGACTCGAGGAGTGGGGTGTCGATGCCACCACGGACGTTCGAGACGGTGATCCCGTCGACGAAATCCTCGCGGCCGAGACCGAATACGAACCGACGACGACCTTGCTCGGCTCGCGTGGCCGGAGTCGGATCCGGCGACTGCTGCTTGGGAGCGTCTCCGAATCGGTCATCGCGAACGCAGACGGGAACGTCCTCCTCGTTCCGCCGGGACGAACCGCCTGATCGACTCGCTTTCTGGTTACACCGACTGCAGCCGCTACTTGCGCAATCTGCGGACGACGGATAGTTGATGAGGCGGACGAGGCTGTCGGAGAAGGAGTTCCATCGTGTTCCTATCGTTCTCTCGAGACCGATCCACCCGTTCACTGCAGCTACGAACTGCTCAGCAATTAGTTACAAACGTTAAGCCTCCTCTACTGTCAATTTGGAATTTGTCATTTCCACCTGGTACCCCTCAATATCGAGGCGCACAGAAACGTCTCCATCGCCGGACACTAGTTTATCGAGGGCATCAGGATCAACGTGGTCGTATAATCTAATTCCACGATCTATTGAAAGCGATTCTGGTTCGACCTCTTCAAACGTTGCAATCGCTTCGGTAGTTACGAGACTCGGTTTCGAGTTTCTGTTCTCATCTCGCAGGCTAACCTCTATTGTCTCGCTAGACTCCCCCATGACTAGTGGTATCATCGGCGGCGGATTGTTTGTTCTGGTTTGACCATCGAAACCGGTCTCTGGTCCACTGTACTACCTGTAAGTACCGTTTGATGGGAATTATGAGGAGACAGACGAACGGTTGCCTTCAGGCTGTGTCAGATATTAACACGGACCGAGACAGAAAAACCACGAAGGGACGGTGGTCGTCAGTTGAACAGATGATTCATCAACAGCCGCTGGAGAAGGCCGGAACGACGGCCGTCGTGGGTCTGGACCATAACGGCAGTCGTGTCCACACGTTCGACGAGTCGATTACCCGGACGCCCGAGGAGCCGTGCGCTCATTCCGGTGCGGTCGATGCCAGTTACGAGCAGGTCGGCATCGCCGACGAATCGCGCCAGGCCAGCGATCTCGTCGTCGGTCTCGATGACGGTCGATCGGGCCGGTACCGTCAGTATCGAGAACAGTTCTTCGTGATACCGTTCGATCGTCTCGCGCTGGCTCTCCGGGGCGTCCGCCGAAATCGCCTGCAAGAGATTGATTTCGGCACCCGTCTCCTCGGCGACCGCGTCGGCGAACAGCAACTTCAGTGGATCGTAGGCCCCGCGGTTGGCGACGACGGTAACTTCGTCCGCGCCGTCGAAGCCGTCGTCGTCGACCAGCAGCACGTCACAGGGTGCGTTCTCGAGTAGCCAGTCAGTACCACCGCCGAACAGCCGCTGGTGGAACTGTGCCCGGTCGCGTTCGGCAACGATCAGATCGTAGTTGCCGTAGGTAGCGAAGTCGACGATTGCCCGGTTGTGATCTTCGCTGTCGATCTCCCGGTACTCGATACGCGTGTCCGTCACCGGTCGCCGATCGTCGTCCGTGGCTCCGCCGGACGTGCGTGCCGGTCGATGGACGTCGTGATTCTCGGGGAACCACGACGGGGTCTCGTCACCGGAGGGAAGCCACTCGGGCGGATCGTCCGCGAACACGTCGGCGTGATCGCCGTCGAACATCCGATGGGGGACGTCGACGAACTCCACGACCGAAACCGTCGTCGACCGGAGCCGTCCCATGTCGGTTGCCATCCGAAGCAGATCACGTCTGGCATCGGGAGACGTATTATCGGTAATCGCCACGAGAACGTCGTACTCCTCGTCCGACTCGAACAGTTCTCGCGTTCGGTCGAGCGCACTTCGGCTGACGTTCTCTCGAGCGCCGGCCCGTGCTGCTCCTTCCCGGTCGATCCGTGGTCGGGCGTAGCCAACGTACCAGGCAATCGAGACGAGCGTGATGGCGACTGCGCCGAGGAACGGGACCGTTCCCATCTGCGTGAGGACGATCACGCCGCCGCCCATCCCGACGAGTTGGGTCCAGGGATACAGCGGCGCGACGAACTCGGGATCGTAGTCGTCGACAACACCTTCACGGAAGCCCACGACGGCCAGGTTTACGAGGATGAACACGAGGATCTGGAACGCCGATCCGAACTTCGCGACCTGTTCGATCGGCAGCGTCGCGATCATGACCATCATCACGCCGCCAGTGACGGCGACCGCGAATGCGGGGGTCTTGAATCGGTCGTGAAGGTGTTCGAATCGTTCGGGAACGAGGCCGTCGCGGGCCATCGCGAACGGGAATCGCGAGGCAGACAGCAGGCCTGCATTCGCCGTCGATGCCAGTGCTAGCAGCGCCGCGATAACGATTATCACCGCACCAAACTCGCCCAGGACAGCCTCGGCCGCGTACGCGATCGACGCGACCTCTTCACCACCCTCGGGAACGAACCCGCCACCGGGTGAGAGGTCGGGTGCGACACCGATGGCGACGTAGACGATCAGCACGTAGAGGGCGGTCGTTACCAGCAGCGAACCGATCATCGCTCGCGGAATCGTCGTTCCGGGGTCTTTGACCTCTTCGGCGACCGCAGCGACCTTGATCACCCCAGCGTAGGAGACGAACACGAGTCCCGTCGCTGCGAGGATTCCCTCGGATGCGAGATCGAACGAGCCAGCAGTCTGCGATGGCGTCACGTCGGGGAGGCCACCGACCACGAAGTACCCCATAGCCAGCACCATCACGCCGACGATCGCAAACTGGAGGCTGCCGGTGCTTTTCGTACTGACGACGTTCAGGATCGTAAACAGCAGCGCCAGCCCGAGCGCGATCGGAAGAATGTACTCCGCGAGCCCGGGTGCGACGTAGACGAGGTACGGGATGCCGCCGATCAGCGCGAGTGCGCCTTTGAACGAGAGCATGAACCAGTTCCCGATACCGGCGATCGTCCCGAGCAATGGCCCCATTCCCCGCTCGACGTAGACGTACGAGCCGCCGTCTTCCGGCATCGCCGTTGCCATCTCGGACGCCGACAACGCTGCCGGCAACACGAGCAGTCCTGCGATCAGGTAGGCGAGGACCACTGCCGGGCCAGCCGACGCATACGCGATTCCCGGGAGGATGAAGATGCCGCTCCCGACCATCGCACCGATCGCGATCGCTGTCGTCGCTGGGAGACCGAGATCGCGCTGCAAATCGCTCGTCATCGCTTGCCATCACCTCGCCTGGAGCTGCCGGTCGTGACTCTCCGGTCTCTCGTCGGCCGTTGCTGGCACAGTCGTCCCCACTCGTACTGCCGGATCTGGGGGTTCGCTGTTCCAACCTGTCGAACGCTCGTCAGTGGTCTCTGTCCGGCAGTATCACTACGAGACCGGAAGTAACAGGTCGTGCACCGATTCCATCGTGTTCGTGTCATTGTATATGAGTGTGTGTCTAGATTCGTTCTGATTACAGCGTTGAGTCTGTGAAGTGGGCGCTCAATCGTGTGGCATGAAACCGCTTGATAGCCTTATCGTCCGCGTCCGTCTGCGCGAGTAACGTCGTGCAGTCACTGCCCTGCAATCCGTGATCGCTGGCCCACACATCAGCCGTGCCGTTCTGGTGGGTGTACAGGCCAACGATACAGCCGACGGGAATCACGGCGAAACACGCAGCAGTGCGGTATCGATGGCCCCGGGTAGTTCATACTGCCGGACAAAACGATACATACGCCGATCGCACTCGAGACGCCGTCGCGGGACGCGACAGGTGCCGAGACGTGATCGAATGTATGCTGGCTGTTGTCCGGTAGTAGCAGTGCTGTGCTGTCGTCCCCGCGGAGACATCAGTCGCCTCCGTCAAGGGTCGTTTGCGCGTGTGATTCGTCCGATCCGGTTTGCTGAACGACCTGGTAGAGGATCATCGCGGCGACGAAAAACGACGACCCGACTAACAGGAGGACGCTCACGAACTCGAGCGAACCGGTGCCGAGCCAGTCGGAGAGTTCGGAAAGCGCGATGCCGATACTGGCAAACACCATCATGAGCCCGAAGTAGACGATCACGTCGTTCTCCTCGACGATCGTCGTCGCCGCGGAGCCGATCTTGGCGCCGAGGGCGCTGCCGACCAGCAACAGCGAGACGACTGTCAGGTCGACGCTGCCGGACATGCCGTAGGTGAAGGTTCCGAACGCACCCGAGAACAGCCCGGCGAACAGGCTCGTCCCAACCGCGGCCGTCAGGGGTGTGCCGATCAGGTAGTGGATGGCGGGCATGCGGATGAAGCCGCCACCGACGCCGATCAGCCCCGAGACGAGACCGACGCCGCCGCCCGCGCCGGAGATCGTCCACACCGAGGCCCGACCGCCGGAGGTCAACGAGATCATTGGTGGCACGTTGTACGACTGGATCTTCTGTCCGATCGCTGGGATCTCGTCGTTCGCGTCGCTCTCGTCGTCCGTGTCGCTCTCGTCGTTCGCGTCGCTCTCGTCGTTCTCGAGGTTGTAGGCGCGTCGCAGGAACAGCGCCCCAATCCCAGCGAGCAGGACAATGTACGCGATTCCTGTGACGACTTCGGCGATCCCCAGTGCCTCGAGGGCGAAGACGAGCCGACTGCCGAGTTCGATCCCGACCGAGAGGACGACGAACAGAATCGCACCGAGTTTGTAGTCGACCTGGCCGATGTCGTAGTGTTTCAATACGGCGATGACGGAGGTGCCGAAGTAAAACGCCAGCCCGCTGCCAATCGCAACCGAGGCCGGGTAGTCGAGGATCAACAGGGTCGGCGTGATCAGGAAGGATCCGCCCATCCCGAAGAAGCCGAATAACACGCCGACCATGAAGCCGAAGCTCACGAACAACGCGAGCAGCGGCAGGCTGAGTCCGAGTATCTCCATCGATTAGTTCACCTTGTCGGAGCGGATCGTCTTGATGATCGACTCGAGCCAGCCGTAGGCGACATAGAGGGCGATCGCCTGTACGAGGATGAAACCGACGACAGCGAACGCGCCGATGATTCCCCCTTCGATTCCGATCATAGTCGTGTAGATAGGCGTGTCCTCGAATTAATCGTCAGCGACAGCGCTGTCTTCGGTCGCGGCACAGCGGTTGGGACCAAGCTCGAGTTCGTTACGCTCGTCCTCGTCGTCGGGTTCGTAGACGCCGAGGTTCGTCTTGATGACCTTCTCGTAGTTCGGAGGCTTGGATGGGAGGTTGTCGAACATGTGTTCGACGAACTCGTCTTCCTCGAGTTGGATGATTTCGTTTTTCGCCCAGATCTCGCCGACGGTCGAGAACATCGGCATGCCGGGTTCGACGTCGATGTACTCGCCGCAGTTGGTCAGCGAGAAGTGTCCGGGCAGGATTTTGACGTGATCGGGCATCGTGGCGATCTTGTGCTGGAGCGTCTCGTACTGGACGCGAGCGCCGGATTTGGCGTCTTCGCCGGCGAACTGGAGTTCGGTGCGCCCGATCGATTCGACGAACAACGTATCACCGGTCAGCAGTGCCTCGTCCTCGACGAGATAGGCGGTCATACCGGTCGTGTGGCCCGGCGTATGAACCGCCTTGATGGACACGTCGCCGACCTCGACGGTCTCGTTGGGTTCGATCGGGTCGAACTCGAACTGTGGATCACGTGTGTTGGCGGGCTCGCCGAGGTGGTACGGAACGCCATACTTCTCGGCAAGGCCTCGTCCCGCGGAGATGTGATCGGCGTGGATATGGGTGTCGAAGACGCGATCGATCTCGTAGCCGCGTTCGGCGGCAGCGTCCTCGAAGGCGTCGGTCGCACGGGTGACGTCGACGAGCGCGGCCTTGCCGGTGCGCTTCGAACCGATCAGGTAGCCCAGACAGCCCTTCGCACGACGCTGCAACTGGAGGAGTTCGAGGTCATCCCGCGTGGTCGCGATTGGGACGACATCGTAGACCAGGCTCCAGTCTTCCATCCCGCCC
The DNA window shown above is from Natrialba magadii ATCC 43099 and carries:
- a CDS encoding phosphotransferase family protein, producing the protein MSENYYERLVDENALAAYLTEHLGEVDDYAVERHQEGHSNETLFVTWGDRDLVIRRPPPGETADTAHDVLREYRVTNALVDTDVPVPEPLLACDDHDVIGSDFYVMDQLEGDVLRAGEPERFADPDRRARIGEELVDTLASIHAVDYEGVGLEEFGYPPGYTDRQVERWGQQLMWAFEVTAEEREVPALYEVGSWLQENAPDEHPHTLVHGDYKLDNVMFGPGDLPELIGVFDWEMATLGDPRADLGWMLSYWRDAKDPEPAIPELTTRFMEREGYSTRRELVDRWEAQTGFEFEHERFYRALAVYKLAGLGEMFFRRFLEGNSDDPMYPKMEDRVPALAARAQRIIDGEEPL
- a CDS encoding cytochrome d ubiquinol oxidase subunit II, producing MTEILSDSSYMIESLPEVWFGLVVFALGVYLLLDGFDFGLGILFAEADESDREVLLAAFGPLWKANEVWLVLFGTVLFAGFPAVYANILSRHYLLVFAILLALSLRGLGSKLREERDDEEWVRFWDACFVAGSIASPFLLGVFVASWVLGEASALAIAPLVVGVTVVALSIVLGAAFLGVKTRGELRDHVTRRGRQATGIYVGLFVLTAITLFVQYPGLHTVLLSASTAAIVVATVVFSIATVFAAFRERYHAAFLGAAGLAAAFVVFVGTLLYPAIDPAAGLSVRDAVVSPLPLNMTTIFAAIFMPIIVGYFLFLYSLFSGPATPEQSYG
- a CDS encoding cytochrome ubiquinol oxidase subunit I; its protein translation is MHASQPTSATDAVLTVLTTEIWPILAFLTPELASRIQFGWTITIHIIFAALSVGLAPFLVYFTVQEVRTGKQRYARLRKFWTKIFAVGFIMGTVTGIPMGFMFGTNFAAFSQTAGELIGGPLSFEAKMAFMMEAVFLGVLLFGRERVSDWFYALSSFMVALGAWLSAFWILVVNSWMQTPRGYEVVMEDGLPIAQLTDPMAAFFNPRFPWMYVHMQNAAVISVTLLIAGIAAYFVWKNRDSEVWKTALRVTVVVLLLTSAFQAIHGDMYGRHVAETQPHKFAAMEAHYETGQADLHLIAIPTELESITDPRADNLYTISIPHLASFLAEGDPTAEITGLNDFEYESPPVAWVFWSFRVMVGLGFWFIALGAWGTYRLWRGGLADDDRLLKALMVSSPLGFIALITGWYVAEIGRQPWIIQDVLTTAEGVSPPLSGTEATLTLIAFVIGYVLLFSVFLYVLKRIVDEEASRHEVGIEEDNRPDSPGVTADD
- a CDS encoding helix-turn-helix domain-containing protein, coding for MKTDRLREFTFTLTYDEGEDPVADMYHSHPNLEALTIDVTTGRTSFVRLVQLRGPPEVADRLQTVLEDRDYLPRAIGTDRCCGTSTSYRLECAPRQRLIYVYVEDICDCQSVYNIASEHLQRGTIIERRQHDGRERWRLLMRSDEAVGELFEHIETACRNGVTVEAGQLGEATEWHGDAFVDDELTGSQREAVAQAAARGYYERPREVTVGELSAELDIPKSTLSYRLRMAESKLVKRYLGRYTDAETDDALGS
- a CDS encoding universal stress protein → MKAVYATDLSAASEAAIETETCLDCLGRIGVDELHLVTVVPDNVHAGTPGIDHVKRRRRTLERYQQVIEAVGLGVETHVVRGTPHRRINGIAESIGADLSIVGSRGKSPLENRLIGSTTRNLARTTVVPLLVNRIERGVDEPQLVEKHLFERTLYATDFSENADRAFESFSYLHHATQEATLVHVQTETSPGPDGDDDPEQRLAELAGRLEEWGVDATTDVRDGDPVDEILAAETEYEPTTTLLGSRGRSRIRRLLLGSVSESVIANADGNVLLVPPGRTA
- a CDS encoding HalOD1 output domain-containing protein gives rise to the protein MGESSETIEVSLRDENRNSKPSLVTTEAIATFEEVEPESLSIDRGIRLYDHVDPDALDKLVSGDGDVSVRLDIEGYQVEMTNSKLTVEEA
- a CDS encoding amino acid permease codes for the protein MTSDLQRDLGLPATTAIAIGAMVGSGIFILPGIAYASAGPAVVLAYLIAGLLVLPAALSASEMATAMPEDGGSYVYVERGMGPLLGTIAGIGNWFMLSFKGALALIGGIPYLVYVAPGLAEYILPIALGLALLFTILNVVSTKSTGSLQFAIVGVMVLAMGYFVVGGLPDVTPSQTAGSFDLASEGILAATGLVFVSYAGVIKVAAVAEEVKDPGTTIPRAMIGSLLVTTALYVLIVYVAIGVAPDLSPGGGFVPEGGEEVASIAYAAEAVLGEFGAVIIVIAALLALASTANAGLLSASRFPFAMARDGLVPERFEHLHDRFKTPAFAVAVTGGVMMVMIATLPIEQVAKFGSAFQILVFILVNLAVVGFREGVVDDYDPEFVAPLYPWTQLVGMGGGVIVLTQMGTVPFLGAVAITLVSIAWYVGYARPRIDREGAARAGARENVSRSALDRTRELFESDEEYDVLVAITDNTSPDARRDLLRMATDMGRLRSTTVSVVEFVDVPHRMFDGDHADVFADDPPEWLPSGDETPSWFPENHDVHRPARTSGGATDDDRRPVTDTRIEYREIDSEDHNRAIVDFATYGNYDLIVAERDRAQFHQRLFGGGTDWLLENAPCDVLLVDDDGFDGADEVTVVANRGAYDPLKLLFADAVAEETGAEINLLQAISADAPESQRETIERYHEELFSILTVPARSTVIETDDEIAGLARFVGDADLLVTGIDRTGMSARLLGRPGNRLVERVDTTAVMVQTHDGRRSGLLQRLLMNHLFN
- a CDS encoding sulfite exporter TauE/SafE family protein, with amino-acid sequence MEILGLSLPLLALFVSFGFMVGVLFGFFGMGGSFLITPTLLILDYPASVAIGSGLAFYFGTSVIAVLKHYDIGQVDYKLGAILFVVLSVGIELGSRLVFALEALGIAEVVTGIAYIVLLAGIGALFLRRAYNLENDESDANDESDTDDESDANDEIPAIGQKIQSYNVPPMISLTSGGRASVWTISGAGGGVGLVSGLIGVGGGFIRMPAIHYLIGTPLTAAVGTSLFAGLFSGAFGTFTYGMSGSVDLTVVSLLLVGSALGAKIGSAATTIVEENDVIVYFGLMMVFASIGIALSELSDWLGTGSLEFVSVLLLVGSSFFVAAMILYQVVQQTGSDESHAQTTLDGGD
- a CDS encoding DUF7512 family protein, whose product is MIGIEGGIIGAFAVVGFILVQAIALYVAYGWLESIIKTIRSDKVN
- a CDS encoding MBL fold metallo-hydrolase, whose product is MPEAISAAELRDRIEADNLDVLFDTRAPEDYEDWRIAEAENVEYSGSDDELVGDFDPEAYDTNDEIVVTCATGRSAGKFAAYLDEVEGFENVAHVEGGMEDWSLVYDVVPIATTRDDLELLQLQRRAKGCLGYLIGSKRTGKAALVDVTRATDAFEDAAAERGYEIDRVFDTHIHADHISAGRGLAEKYGVPYHLGEPANTRDPQFEFDPIEPNETVEVGDVSIKAVHTPGHTTGMTAYLVEDEALLTGDTLFVESIGRTELQFAGEDAKSGARVQYETLQHKIATMPDHVKILPGHFSLTNCGEYIDVEPGMPMFSTVGEIWAKNEIIQLEEDEFVEHMFDNLPSKPPNYEKVIKTNLGVYEPDDEDERNELELGPNRCAATEDSAVADD